In a genomic window of Streptomyces pristinaespiralis:
- a CDS encoding CPBP family intramembrane glutamic endopeptidase, which produces MQAQAGDAAGSFPREAVSRRTLRSETVLVLALSLGASGVSALISFIGSLTKPGGLKDQAATLNGSFAPGRPWLDLAWQLFGIATALVPVALVAHLLMRERAGLSSIGFDRSRPWSDIGRGALVAAGIGSAGLAFYLLARATGFNLTVVPEALPEVWWKYPVLILSAIQNSVVEEVIVVGYLLRRLGQLGWSPMAALVASSVLRGSYHLYQGIGGFIGNMVMGVVFVLLYRRWGRVGPLVAAHALLDIVAFVGYGLLSGRVDWLPTP; this is translated from the coding sequence GTGCAGGCGCAGGCGGGAGACGCGGCCGGGTCCTTTCCGCGGGAGGCGGTGTCGCGCAGGACCCTCCGGTCGGAGACGGTGCTCGTGCTCGCGCTGTCGCTCGGCGCCAGCGGTGTGTCCGCGCTGATCAGCTTCATCGGATCGCTGACGAAGCCCGGCGGGCTGAAGGACCAGGCCGCGACCCTCAACGGTTCCTTCGCGCCGGGGCGGCCATGGCTCGATCTGGCCTGGCAGCTCTTCGGGATCGCGACGGCGCTGGTGCCCGTCGCGCTCGTCGCGCATCTGCTGATGCGCGAGCGGGCGGGGCTCTCCTCGATCGGTTTCGACCGGAGCCGGCCCTGGTCCGACATCGGCCGCGGCGCGCTCGTCGCGGCCGGTATCGGCAGCGCCGGGCTGGCCTTCTACCTGCTGGCGAGGGCCACCGGTTTCAACCTCACCGTCGTGCCGGAGGCGCTGCCCGAGGTCTGGTGGAAGTATCCGGTGCTGATCCTCTCCGCGATCCAGAACTCCGTGGTGGAGGAGGTGATCGTCGTCGGGTACCTGCTGCGCAGACTCGGTCAGCTCGGCTGGTCACCGATGGCGGCACTGGTCGCGAGCTCGGTGCTGCGCGGCTCGTACCACCTCTACCAGGGCATCGGCGGGTTCATCGGCAACATGGTGATGGGCGTCGTCTTCGTCCTGCTGTACCGCAGGTGGGGCCGGGTGGGGCCGCTGGTCGCGGCGCACGCGCTGCTCGACATCGTCGCCTTCGTCGGATACGGGCTGCTGTCCGGGAGGGTGGACTGGCTTCCCACGCCCTGA
- a CDS encoding PhzF family phenazine biosynthesis protein, translating to MRIRIVDAFTDRPFGGNPAGVLLLDSAGFPPDTWLQHVAAELNLSETAFAHPLPAGSDADWALRWFTPATEVDMCGHATLATAHVLHTTGAATGTVRFTARCGILRTTAHEDGTVTMDFPTAPLREVAAPDGVAEALGAKVLSAHDTGPHIGDLLVELADERSVRALTPDFAALVAHSERGIIATAAAADASAGYDFVSRGFFPRVGIDEDPVTGSAHTALAPFWSARLGRDELTGLQASARSGLVRTALRGDRTLLTGRAVTVIDGELLTAP from the coding sequence ATGCGGATTCGAATCGTCGACGCCTTCACCGACCGTCCCTTCGGGGGCAATCCCGCCGGAGTGCTGCTGCTGGACTCCGCCGGGTTCCCGCCCGACACCTGGCTCCAGCACGTCGCCGCGGAGCTGAACCTCTCGGAGACCGCGTTCGCCCACCCGCTGCCCGCCGGCAGCGACGCCGACTGGGCACTGCGCTGGTTCACCCCGGCCACCGAGGTCGACATGTGCGGCCACGCCACACTGGCCACCGCCCACGTGCTGCACACCACGGGAGCGGCCACGGGCACCGTGCGCTTCACCGCGCGCTGCGGAATCCTGCGGACCACCGCGCACGAGGACGGCACCGTCACCATGGACTTCCCGACCGCCCCGCTGCGGGAGGTGGCGGCCCCCGACGGGGTCGCCGAGGCCCTCGGCGCGAAGGTGCTCTCCGCCCATGACACCGGGCCCCACATCGGTGACCTGCTGGTCGAACTGGCCGACGAGCGGTCCGTGCGCGCGCTGACCCCGGATTTCGCCGCCCTGGTGGCGCATTCCGAGCGCGGCATCATCGCCACCGCCGCCGCGGCGGACGCGTCCGCCGGCTACGACTTCGTCTCCCGCGGCTTCTTCCCCCGGGTCGGCATCGACGAGGACCCGGTCACCGGCAGCGCCCACACGGCGCTCGCGCCCTTCTGGTCCGCGCGCCTCGGCCGCGACGAGCTGACCGGCCTCCAGGCCTCCGCCCGCTCCGGCCTGGTCCGTACCGCACTGCGCGGCGACCGCACCCTGCTGACCGGACGCGCGGTGACCGTGATCGACGGCGAACTGCTCACCGCTCCCTGA